A single Silvibacterium dinghuense DNA region contains:
- a CDS encoding sugar phosphate isomerase/epimerase family protein: protein MDAGRLSRRGFLGAGALAAGAMAMPGLAVGSALAEPMAAGGAPSPLKLGMTSYTFREFTRTQMIGYLKQLSIDALNAKDAKDHLPMDAAGEDAALADYKANGIMLHAVGAVYFPKDEDDDIRTKFEYAKRAGVSVIVAGDPTPETLPRIEKFVKQYDIRLAIHNHGPEDKIWKSPLDVLKAVKGMDPRMGCCIDVGHCVRAGTDVVEAIHAAGPRLFNMHMKDLTDFSSKESQVAVGDGKMPVREIFAALIKTKYAGYVDLEYEVHGDDPMPGVIASFSYMRGVLAGMGYRWRA from the coding sequence ATGGATGCAGGACGTTTGAGCCGCCGCGGATTCCTGGGCGCGGGTGCGTTGGCTGCCGGGGCGATGGCGATGCCGGGTCTGGCTGTGGGGAGCGCATTGGCTGAGCCGATGGCTGCAGGAGGTGCGCCTTCGCCGCTGAAGCTGGGCATGACGAGCTATACCTTCCGCGAATTCACGCGGACGCAGATGATCGGCTATCTGAAACAGCTCAGCATTGACGCGCTGAATGCGAAGGATGCGAAGGATCATCTGCCGATGGATGCGGCCGGTGAAGACGCGGCGCTGGCCGACTACAAGGCCAACGGGATCATGCTGCACGCTGTGGGCGCAGTGTATTTCCCCAAGGATGAAGACGACGATATCCGCACGAAGTTCGAGTATGCGAAGCGGGCCGGCGTGTCGGTGATCGTGGCCGGCGACCCGACACCGGAGACACTGCCGCGCATCGAGAAGTTCGTGAAGCAGTATGACATTCGTCTTGCGATTCACAATCACGGACCCGAGGACAAGATCTGGAAATCGCCGCTGGATGTGCTGAAGGCGGTGAAGGGGATGGACCCGCGCATGGGTTGTTGCATCGACGTAGGGCACTGCGTGCGCGCGGGCACGGACGTGGTGGAGGCTATTCACGCCGCCGGGCCGCGCCTCTTCAACATGCACATGAAGGACCTGACGGATTTCTCGAGCAAGGAGAGCCAGGTTGCGGTCGGCGACGGCAAGATGCCGGTGCGCGAGATCTTTGCCGCGCTGATCAAGACAAAGTATGCGGGGTATGTGGACCTTGAGTATGAAGTGCATGGCGACGACCCGATGCCGGGCGTGATCGCGAGCTTCTCCTACATGCGCGGCGTGCTGGCAGGGATGGGGTATCGCTGGAGAGCATAG
- a CDS encoding TonB-dependent receptor: MPETLPPTGQRRQWNTALLTLFALTLGLLFVTPRLHAQAVTATLLGTVTDNTGAAVPNASIQITESATGIQHNGVTNESGNYTFPNLPPGTYTVSSTAKGFKKESRQNVDVQVNTTTRVDLALQPGSVSETVVVTSAPAIMQTDRADVSMNIESHVVGNMPLSVNQNFQSLLTLVPGVGPPVFQHSQFFNAASSIQTEVNGQPRMGNSYQIEGIDDDERTGLLQILIPPQQSIQTVDVSTSNFEAELGRAIGTVANVIIKSGSNEFHGMATEYVQNSVFDARAYFNTSVGHLAYNYFGGGLGGPILKDKLFFYGDYFRSPDHEANSNILTIPSPQWYTPNAAGYIDLSGPLTSTGKGQIYDPATGNADGSGRTPFANNQIPYSRVNPVSIALMKLLPAPNTNVATSTTSPTNNYSINLPFQKTTTRYDAKIDYQITPKDHLSGRYNAQNVNIYQAPAFGDAGGGPAQSGFAGTGKQNTYSTGLNYDRAFSGTLLTEARIGVAHYGNSATPSGYGTDYATQTGIPGVNISQFTSGQVGIFLGDFSSNPLIGYSASLPWVRTETNIDAVNHWTKIIRNHTVKFGVDVRRIHDDLLQDQTFSPRGAITFSEDNTSEPGASTNIANEMASLLLDVPSQEGRDLNTYFPAYRQWWFFAFAGDKWQVTPKLTADIGVRWELYPPATPKESGGFSNYDPSNNTLVIAGIGNNPSNLGMKTRYNYFAPRVGFAYRATEQTVVRGGFGISYTPFEDDTYAYNYPVRANNSYQQLNSYQPALLSSGATATFQAGFPAPAAITIPANGILSAPISQSYVVIPKDFYNPYVESWNVAVQQSLPAQFTFTLSYVANHGVHIGSSQNINLPPALGLGTAGEPEYIAYGRSAATTVYFLGYSSNYQSLQAQLNRRFANSLGVITSFTWGKGLGYQTSDDGGLLFWLDQRHNYAPNDFDHRLNFEESLTYDLPWGPNKRWLNHGVAASVIGGWKLSAIISIYSGLPFDVEANGGTINTPGQQQMANLVKPFHKLKGIGTASAWFDTSSFAQPAGCPTTGSCQLVYGSTMGNVGRNAYYGPGYIQDNVSLFKTFKIWEDVSLETRADAFQLSNTPQFNSPSSSITSTTFGHVTSTVGSGTGINGIGGGRALQFAGTLRF; this comes from the coding sequence ATGCCTGAAACCCTGCCCCCCACAGGCCAGCGCAGGCAATGGAACACCGCGCTGCTTACGCTTTTCGCCCTCACCCTTGGCTTACTCTTCGTTACGCCTCGCCTCCACGCGCAAGCGGTTACCGCCACTCTTCTCGGTACGGTTACCGACAACACCGGCGCCGCCGTCCCCAATGCATCCATCCAGATCACCGAAAGCGCCACCGGCATCCAGCACAACGGCGTCACCAACGAGAGCGGCAACTACACCTTTCCGAATCTGCCGCCAGGCACCTACACCGTCAGCTCCACCGCCAAGGGCTTCAAGAAAGAGAGCCGCCAGAACGTCGACGTGCAGGTCAACACCACCACCCGCGTCGATCTCGCTCTCCAGCCCGGCAGCGTGAGCGAAACCGTCGTCGTCACCAGCGCGCCGGCCATCATGCAGACCGACCGTGCCGACGTCAGCATGAACATCGAGTCGCACGTCGTCGGCAATATGCCGCTCTCCGTCAATCAGAACTTCCAGAGCCTGCTCACGCTGGTGCCCGGCGTCGGACCGCCCGTCTTCCAGCACTCGCAGTTCTTCAACGCCGCCAGCTCCATCCAGACCGAGGTGAACGGCCAGCCCCGCATGGGCAACAGCTACCAGATCGAAGGCATTGACGATGACGAGCGCACCGGCCTGCTGCAGATCCTCATCCCGCCACAGCAATCCATCCAGACCGTAGACGTCTCAACCAGCAACTTCGAGGCCGAACTGGGCCGCGCCATCGGCACCGTGGCCAACGTCATCATCAAATCCGGCAGCAATGAGTTCCACGGCATGGCCACGGAATACGTGCAAAATAGCGTTTTCGATGCCCGAGCCTACTTCAACACCAGCGTCGGCCATCTGGCCTACAACTACTTCGGCGGTGGTCTCGGCGGACCCATTCTCAAGGACAAGCTCTTCTTCTACGGCGACTACTTCCGCTCGCCCGATCACGAAGCTAACTCCAACATCCTCACCATTCCGTCTCCGCAGTGGTACACACCCAACGCAGCCGGCTACATCGACCTGAGCGGCCCGCTCACCTCCACCGGCAAGGGCCAGATCTATGACCCCGCCACCGGCAACGCCGACGGCAGCGGCCGCACGCCTTTCGCCAATAATCAGATTCCCTACTCTCGCGTGAATCCCGTCTCCATCGCGCTGATGAAGCTGCTCCCCGCGCCCAACACCAACGTCGCCACCAGCACCACCTCGCCGACCAACAACTACTCCATCAACCTGCCTTTCCAGAAAACCACCACCCGCTATGACGCGAAGATCGATTACCAGATCACGCCCAAGGACCACCTCAGCGGCCGCTACAATGCGCAGAACGTGAACATCTACCAGGCTCCGGCCTTCGGCGACGCCGGCGGCGGTCCCGCGCAGAGTGGTTTCGCCGGCACCGGCAAGCAGAACACCTACAGCACCGGCCTCAACTACGACCGCGCCTTCTCCGGCACGCTGCTCACCGAGGCCCGCATCGGCGTCGCACACTACGGCAACAGCGCCACCCCCTCCGGCTACGGCACCGACTACGCCACGCAGACCGGCATCCCCGGCGTGAACATCAGCCAGTTCACCAGCGGACAGGTCGGCATCTTCCTCGGCGATTTCTCCAGCAATCCGCTCATCGGCTACTCGGCCTCACTCCCCTGGGTGCGCACCGAGACCAACATCGACGCCGTCAATCACTGGACCAAGATCATCCGCAATCACACCGTCAAATTCGGTGTCGATGTTCGCCGTATCCACGACGATCTCCTCCAGGACCAGACCTTCAGCCCCCGCGGAGCCATTACCTTCAGCGAAGACAACACCTCCGAGCCCGGTGCTTCCACCAACATCGCCAACGAAATGGCCAGCCTCCTGCTCGATGTCCCCTCGCAGGAAGGCCGCGACCTCAACACCTACTTCCCGGCCTATCGCCAATGGTGGTTCTTCGCCTTCGCCGGCGATAAGTGGCAGGTCACGCCGAAGCTCACCGCCGACATCGGCGTGCGCTGGGAACTCTATCCGCCGGCGACGCCGAAGGAATCAGGCGGCTTCTCGAACTACGATCCCTCGAACAACACGCTGGTCATCGCCGGTATCGGTAACAACCCTTCGAATCTCGGCATGAAGACCCGCTACAACTACTTCGCGCCGCGCGTCGGCTTCGCCTATCGCGCCACCGAGCAGACCGTCGTCCGCGGCGGTTTCGGCATCAGCTACACGCCGTTTGAAGACGACACCTACGCCTATAACTATCCGGTCCGCGCCAACAACAGCTACCAGCAGCTCAACTCCTACCAGCCGGCGCTGCTGAGCAGCGGTGCCACGGCCACCTTCCAGGCCGGATTTCCTGCGCCCGCGGCCATCACCATTCCTGCGAACGGCATTCTCTCCGCCCCCATCAGCCAGTCCTACGTCGTCATCCCCAAGGACTTCTACAACCCCTACGTCGAATCGTGGAATGTCGCCGTGCAGCAGTCGCTGCCCGCGCAGTTCACCTTCACTCTCTCCTACGTAGCCAATCACGGCGTGCACATCGGTTCGTCGCAGAACATCAACCTGCCGCCCGCACTCGGCCTCGGCACCGCCGGCGAACCCGAATACATCGCCTATGGCCGCAGCGCCGCCACCACCGTCTACTTTCTCGGCTATTCGTCGAACTACCAGTCGCTCCAGGCGCAGCTCAACCGCCGCTTCGCCAACTCGCTTGGCGTGATCACTTCCTTCACCTGGGGCAAGGGCCTCGGTTATCAGACCAGCGACGACGGCGGCCTGCTCTTCTGGCTCGATCAGCGCCACAACTACGCGCCAAATGACTTCGATCACCGCCTCAACTTCGAGGAGAGCCTCACCTACGATCTACCCTGGGGCCCGAACAAGCGCTGGCTCAATCACGGTGTGGCCGCATCCGTCATTGGCGGATGGAAGCTCTCGGCCATCATCTCCATCTACTCCGGCCTGCCCTTCGACGTCGAAGCCAACGGCGGCACGATCAATACGCCCGGCCAGCAACAGATGGCGAACCTGGTGAAACCCTTCCACAAGCTCAAGGGCATCGGCACCGCGAGCGCGTGGTTTGATACCAGTTCCTTCGCACAGCCCGCCGGCTGCCCCACCACCGGCAGTTGCCAGCTCGTCTACGGCAGTACCATGGGCAACGTGGGCCGCAACGCCTACTACGGCCCTGGATACATCCAGGACAATGTCTCGCTCTTCAAGACCTTCAAAATCTGGGAGGATGTCTCGCTCGAAACCCGCGCCGACGCCTTCCAGCTCAGCAACACGCCGCAGTTCAACAGCCCTTCGAGCTCCATCACCAGCACCACTTTCGGTCACGTAACCAGCACCGTCGGCAGCGGCACCGGCATCAACGGCATCGGCGGCGGACGCGCCCTGCAGTTCGCCGGCACGCTCCGCTTCTAA
- a CDS encoding electron transfer flavoprotein subunit beta/FixA family protein gives MRVMALIRQVPDGEESVRIRDGAVDLANSKLVMDTMDEYGLEEGLRLREKTGDGEVVAVGVGPARMREALRTALAMGADRAIHVTTDVALDPIALSRVMAMLAKEEQAELILCGGQETDWDSQALGAATAERLGWPQVTWTSALEVEGGVLTGRHDVDEGSESFRVALPVVITTQQGLNEPRYPTLPNIMKAKKKELREEMLERFGVRPLVRRVSEEIQVKERRRKMLDGKDAAAAATELVHLLREEARVIA, from the coding sequence ATGCGAGTGATGGCGTTGATCCGCCAGGTCCCGGATGGTGAGGAGAGTGTACGCATCCGGGATGGCGCGGTGGATCTGGCAAACAGCAAGCTGGTGATGGACACCATGGACGAATACGGGCTCGAAGAAGGGTTGCGGCTTCGTGAGAAAACCGGCGATGGCGAGGTGGTGGCGGTGGGTGTGGGGCCGGCGCGGATGCGCGAGGCGCTGCGCACGGCGCTCGCCATGGGCGCGGATCGTGCGATCCATGTGACGACGGATGTGGCGCTCGATCCGATTGCTCTGAGCCGGGTGATGGCGATGCTCGCAAAGGAAGAGCAGGCGGAACTCATCCTGTGTGGCGGGCAGGAGACGGATTGGGACAGCCAGGCGCTGGGGGCGGCGACAGCCGAACGGCTGGGATGGCCGCAGGTGACGTGGACCAGCGCGCTCGAGGTCGAGGGCGGGGTATTGACGGGCCGGCATGATGTGGATGAGGGGAGTGAAAGCTTCCGCGTAGCGCTTCCGGTGGTGATCACCACGCAGCAGGGGCTGAATGAGCCGCGCTATCCGACGCTGCCGAACATCATGAAGGCAAAGAAGAAGGAACTGCGCGAGGAGATGCTGGAGCGCTTCGGCGTGCGGCCGCTGGTGCGACGGGTGAGCGAGGAGATCCAGGTGAAGGAGCGGCGGCGGAAGATGCTGGACGGCAAGGATGCGGCTGCGGCAGCGACGGAGCTCGTGCATCTGCTGCGCGAGGAAGCGAGGGTGATCGCGTGA
- a CDS encoding electron transfer flavoprotein subunit alpha/FixB family protein, whose translation MILIVAEHSNGKLARVTREMVNCARGLGREASIAILVLGKGVAAVANEAAQLAEQVLVADSDHLAVHDAELWAAAVAQIAKEGDAHTVLVSAGRGGRAWSPRVAVKLEAPLLEDVTSLRYEDSGYVATRFTYLARVTETVRAEAAVVVASVKPGAFDPAPFDSAALSSAGEQFDVDLDLPQRRVEVTGRSAEKLSRVSLAEAEIVVSGGRGVGTAEGFTALVEGLADRLGAAVGATRAVVDAGWRPYAEQVGQTGKTVQPKLYIAVGISGAVQHLSGMSKSRTIVAINKDGEAPIFKIADYGIVGDVQQVVPALIERLKQ comes from the coding sequence GTGATCCTGATTGTGGCGGAGCACAGCAACGGCAAGCTGGCCCGGGTGACGCGCGAGATGGTGAACTGCGCGCGTGGGTTGGGACGCGAGGCGTCCATCGCGATCCTGGTGCTGGGCAAGGGCGTGGCCGCAGTCGCGAATGAGGCGGCGCAGCTTGCAGAACAAGTACTGGTGGCGGACAGCGACCATCTGGCTGTGCACGATGCCGAGCTGTGGGCTGCGGCGGTAGCGCAGATTGCGAAAGAAGGCGATGCGCACACCGTGCTGGTGAGCGCCGGGCGCGGCGGGCGGGCGTGGAGTCCGCGCGTGGCCGTGAAGCTGGAGGCTCCACTGCTCGAAGATGTGACCTCGCTGCGCTATGAGGACAGCGGATACGTGGCAACGCGCTTCACGTATCTGGCGCGCGTGACCGAGACAGTGCGGGCCGAGGCTGCAGTGGTGGTGGCGAGCGTAAAGCCGGGGGCATTCGATCCGGCCCCATTTGATTCGGCGGCGTTGAGCAGCGCGGGTGAGCAGTTCGATGTGGATCTGGATCTGCCGCAGCGGCGCGTGGAGGTGACGGGACGTTCGGCCGAGAAGTTGTCGCGTGTTTCGCTGGCCGAGGCGGAGATCGTCGTCTCCGGCGGGCGCGGCGTGGGCACGGCTGAGGGCTTTACCGCGCTGGTGGAGGGGCTTGCCGACAGGCTGGGCGCGGCTGTAGGCGCGACACGCGCGGTGGTCGATGCCGGATGGCGTCCCTATGCGGAGCAGGTGGGGCAGACGGGTAAGACCGTGCAGCCAAAGCTCTACATCGCGGTGGGCATCTCGGGGGCGGTGCAGCATCTTTCCGGCATGAGCAAGAGCCGCACCATCGTGGCGATCAACAAGGATGGCGAGGCGCCGATCTTCAAGATCGCCGATTACGGCATCGTGGGCGATGTGCAGCAGGTGGTGCCCGCGCTGATCGAGAGGCTGAAGCAGTAA